Genomic segment of Salvia splendens isolate huo1 chromosome 12, SspV2, whole genome shotgun sequence:
TTTAGAGCTAACGtcttttttttaactttatCATATTGGCACGTTGAGTACATCCAAATATAATATGGAAGGAagcatattttgcatatttcaataaattaattctccaaGTGGGGGTGGGTGTGGTCTCTTTTGGTTGCTGATATTATGCTTCTTGTTTCAGCAACAAGGCTGTAATGGTGGAGGCAGGAGTTTTATCAAGACTGCACAAGAATTTGAGTTTGTTAAATGAAACAGATAAGCAAGAATCAGCAGAGCTTCTCCTATCCATATCACACCTAGCCAACAGCCAATTCCCCTTTAACACATCAAGAATCATTCCAATTGTAGTCAGCATTCTCGAATCTAATCCAAGCATAACCACCAAACACCTCTGCTTGAGCACATTGCACAACCTCTCTTCCCTCCTCGACAACGCGCCAGCCCTGATCTCGACCGGGGTGGTCCCCACACTAACGAAGCTGGCCTCGTTGAGGGAGACCTCCGAGAGAAGCCTGGCCGCGTTAGGCAACCTGGCAGTGACCTCAGCCGGGAGGAAGGCGCTCGAGGTGGACCCCACCGTGCCCGAGGGCCTAATCGAGGTCATGACATGGGAGGAGAGCCCGAAATGCCAGGAGCTCTCTGCCTACATTCTGATGGTCCTGGCCCACCAGAGCTCCCTGCAGAGGCGGAAGATGGCCGAGGCCGGGATCGTACAGGTGCTTCTGGGAGTCGCGCTGCTGGGGAGCCCGCTGGCGCAGAGGAGGGCGATGAAGCTGCTGCAGTGGTTCAAGGACGAGCGGAGGGTGAGGGTGGGGCCCCACTCAGGGCCCCTGCAGGTAGGGGGTGGGGCGATCCTGGGATCAGGATCGCCCCTGAGTGAGAAGGAAGCGGAGGAGGGGAagaggatgatgaggaggatAGTGAGGCAGAGTTTGTGTAAGAACATGGAGAGGATCACGCGCCGCGCCAACAATGGAGCGGCCGGGGACGCGGCTGGGCTGAAAGGGTTGGTGGTTAGCAACAGTTCTAAGAGCTTACCATACTAGCATAGtcaataagttttttttttggtacaTACAAAAGGAAAGAATGAGTACTACTTGGTTCATGTTTGTGATTCTGATTGTAAATCATGGATGATTTTTTAATAGTGGAGATTTTTTTGGTGATggtttgtgatcatatttcctTTTGATTGCAATGAAAAGAACATATTAAGTATAGAGCATTTGTGTGATGTCAAAAACAATGCACATTCCCATTCCGTTACAAAGTGTGGCATCCGATTCCCAAATTGTGATCATCACATCACATGTGAAAATTGAAATGAACCTCAAACTCAATTCTGTtggttccattttttttattattctagTGTTGTAGCAATATTTCGGTAAGACTTGTTTCATACATAAAGCAAAGGGATTAATTGGTGATACAACCATGAAAATTGAACCAATTTTGGTATGTTACTTatctttcaaaatttaaatgTGCATTAAGATTTGGTATAAAACAACGGTTTTGGCATAACAATGCCTCTTTTTTCAGGCTATGCATGCCCTCTATTGCGGTGCCTATAAACCGAAAATCGGTGATTCCAACAGTTTCAAACCAACAGTTAATCACTAGATTCAATTCAAAGATATTCTCAATCATAAACGAACTAGGTAACCTGATAAATCGATTAATATTGAACCTTTTGCGTCCTGTTTTGGTTCCAATCTAAAATTGACATTCATAGCCGATAGCTAATCATCAATCTAGTTAAAACTGCACACCTCTAATAAATCTAAATggtaaatacaaaaaaattatagtGTGCGTATACTGGTCTAACGATAGAATGATTAATGCTAGGATCAAAGGCCACGAGTTCGAGTCCACCGTGGCACTACCTTTAacttttatgtttattttctaataaaaaaaagtcaaaaagaaaaaaaaagtttaaaaaatcTAATGAAAATCGTTAATAAtactattcttatcttataatTGTGGGCCCAAAAGGAATATATTAAAACGCGGCGTTTGGCAAAAGCCTCATTATATATCGCCCCTTTCCCCAGTAGGGTTTCCTCTTATCAGTAATCACATTCACAGTCACAAACAACCGCAATTAGGGTTACCACCACAACCGCAATTTTTACTTTCTCAGCCATGGATCTCACCAAGAAACGCAAGGCCGATGAGAACGGAAGAGCGTATCCCTTAACCGCCGATCTTGGGAACCCAATGGCCGCCGTGCCGCCGTCTTCGATGGGCATCCTTGCTCCCGAAGACGCAGAGAAGATCCTCGAGCCCTTCACCAAGGAGCAGCTCCTTCCGATTATTCGCGCCGCCGTGCTCCGCCACCCCGACGTCTTGGAGGCCGTGCGCGCCGTCGCCGACGCCGATCCCGTCCAGCGCAAACTCTTTGTCCGCGGCCTCGGTTGGGAGACCACGACGGAGAAATTGCGTCAGGTGTTTTCCACTTATGGGGAACTGGATGAGGCGAATTCCATCGTAATTACCGATAAGAATACCGGGAAATCGAAGGGCTATGGGTTTGTAACGTTTAAGCACATCGATGCTGCGATATTAGCATTGAAGGAGGCCAATAAGAAGATTGACGGGCGAATGACGGTGACTCAGCTTGCCGCTGCTGGAAATTCAGGTAATTCTCATTCTAGTGATGTAGCGTTGAGGAAGATTTATGTTGGTAATATTCCGTTTGAGATTTCCTCTGAGAGATTGTTGGCTCACTTTTCGATGTACGGTGAGATTGAGGAAGGGCCATTAGGATTTGATAAGCAGACTGGAAAAGCCAAGGGTTTTGCCTTTTTCGTGTATAAGACGGAGGATGGTGCGAAGGCCTCATTGGTAGACCCCATGAAAACTATCGATGGTCATCAGCTTGTGTGTAAGTTGGCTACAGATAACAAGAAACCGAAGCCTAATGCTGGACCACCTGGCGGAATGGCTCCTGGTATGCTGAATTCTGGGCCTATGGGTATACCGCCACGGAATTATGGTATGGGAGGTTATATGGGATACGGCCCAGGGCCTAACATGCCTCAGCCACCGCAGCAGGGTGGAATGGTGCATCAGAATGTAGGCTACAACGCTGCAGTGGGTGGGCCTGGAGGACCCGGAGGTCAAGGTTATGGTGGTGGATATGGAGGTGGTGCATCGGGGTATGATGGAGTAGGTGGGGCTGGAGCCGGGGAGTATGGTGGAGGCATGGGTAGTGCTGGGGGATACAGAATGCCTCCTAGTAGCTTGGGAATGCAGGGATCTGGGGGTTACCCTGATAGTGGGAGCTATGGGCTTCAGTCGGCGTATCCTCCGCAGCCAAACCACCCTGCTGGTCCAGGGCCTAGACTTCCAGCCTACCAGGGCATGCCACCATATTGAGGTAATTGATTATATATGACTTATTCAAATCTCTTGTGGTGTTAAGTGCATgattatttcatatatttgtGGTAGCCAAATGGTTTATTCTGATTTAATAGGTCGATAAAGGTAGTTTCATAACTGAGTTGACTCTGGCTGGTAGTAGGTATCTAATTGGGTTACATTTAATTAGATGTTTCAATGTGACTCTGACATAAATCACTGCATTCACCCAATACTCCTCGTTTGATTGTTGTCTGAGTGAAATAGGGTACCACATACATCTTGGTTATTAAAAGAATGCTCCTACTTGTTGTTAGTTATGCAGTCACAGACTAGGGTGTCATGCTTCCT
This window contains:
- the LOC121758273 gene encoding U-box domain-containing protein 7-like, whose product is MSDSLTNCFFTLRFLSRLKSAKKDCKPAAVEPIDTVMLTCQESKGVDRDWMAALKKSVKLLHFGGWEEKEAAAGEMKKLAEEDAKRIRTMAELGVIPPLVAMVGSEAAARRRLAVQVLIQLANASFTNKAVMVEAGVLSRLHKNLSLLNETDKQESAELLLSISHLANSQFPFNTSRIIPIVVSILESNPSITTKHLCLSTLHNLSSLLDNAPALISTGVVPTLTKLASLRETSERSLAALGNLAVTSAGRKALEVDPTVPEGLIEVMTWEESPKCQELSAYILMVLAHQSSLQRRKMAEAGIVQVLLGVALLGSPLAQRRAMKLLQWFKDERRVRVGPHSGPLQVGGGAILGSGSPLSEKEAEEGKRMMRRIVRQSLCKNMERITRRANNGAAGDAAGLKGLVVSNSSKSLPY
- the LOC121758791 gene encoding UBP1-associated protein 2C-like, with the protein product MDLTKKRKADENGRAYPLTADLGNPMAAVPPSSMGILAPEDAEKILEPFTKEQLLPIIRAAVLRHPDVLEAVRAVADADPVQRKLFVRGLGWETTTEKLRQVFSTYGELDEANSIVITDKNTGKSKGYGFVTFKHIDAAILALKEANKKIDGRMTVTQLAAAGNSGNSHSSDVALRKIYVGNIPFEISSERLLAHFSMYGEIEEGPLGFDKQTGKAKGFAFFVYKTEDGAKASLVDPMKTIDGHQLVCKLATDNKKPKPNAGPPGGMAPGMLNSGPMGIPPRNYGMGGYMGYGPGPNMPQPPQQGGMVHQNVGYNAAVGGPGGPGGQGYGGGYGGGASGYDGVGGAGAGEYGGGMGSAGGYRMPPSSLGMQGSGGYPDSGSYGLQSAYPPQPNHPAGPGPRLPAYQGMPPY